The following proteins are encoded in a genomic region of Candidatus Poribacteria bacterium:
- a CDS encoding NUDIX domain-containing protein: MAKIITEHRIGKNGTIRVGCSAVIFDQHREKILLTRREDNNQWCLPSGGMEPGESASEACIREVEEETGLQVAIKRLIGIYTTPHELIVYRDGNKIQLVALCFEAEIVDGELRLSCETTEYGFFSYQEIQELDLLLNHTQRIKDAYSGEMTTFIR; the protein is encoded by the coding sequence ATGGCTAAAATTATTACAGAACATCGGATTGGGAAAAATGGCACAATCCGTGTTGGATGTTCAGCTGTTATTTTCGATCAGCATCGCGAAAAAATTCTACTAACAAGACGCGAGGATAATAACCAATGGTGTTTGCCAAGTGGTGGGATGGAACCTGGAGAAAGTGCAAGTGAGGCGTGTATACGAGAGGTTGAAGAGGAAACAGGTTTACAGGTTGCAATAAAACGCTTAATCGGCATTTACACAACCCCGCACGAGTTAATCGTGTATCGAGACGGGAACAAAATCCAGTTGGTGGCTTTATGCTTTGAAGCAGAAATTGTGGATGGTGAACTCCGGCTGAGTTGCGAAACAACCGAATATGGGTTCTTTTCCTATCAGGAAATACAGGAATTAGATTTGCTTTTGAACCATACGCAACGTATCAAAGATGCATATAGTGGAGAAATGACGACTTTTATCAGATGA